A region of Ictidomys tridecemlineatus isolate mIctTri1 chromosome 4, mIctTri1.hap1, whole genome shotgun sequence DNA encodes the following proteins:
- the Gvqw3 gene encoding protein GVQW3 isoform X1: MSDRYLEQRISIKFCVKLNKSASETHHLLKEAYGDEVMSRARVFDWHKRFKEGREDVRDDARSGRPVTHRTDENIQKVKDLVCSNRQLTVRMMAEELNLDKETVRLILKENLNMRKVSAKVISGILKDEPKHGKLDLRSHLSKDTRKNSSCVKKKLTSSETRSHLQGEAGGEMPLSVSGPRIHYPDNQLLQPSSSASFPIKVAQDCFTPW; this comes from the coding sequence ATGAGTGACCGCTATTTAGAACAAAGGATTAGTATAAAATTTTGCGTGAAATTGAACAAGTCTGCAAGTGAGACCCACCATCTTTTAAAAGAAGCCTATGGGGACGAAGTCATGTCAAGGGCCCGAGTTTTTGACTGGCACAAACGATTTAAAGAAGGGCGGGAAGATGTTCGAGACGATGCACGAAGTGGTCGGCCTGTCACCCACAGGACAGATGAAAATATCCAGAAGGTCAAGGACTTGGTTTGTTCAAACAGGCAGTTAACCGTGAGGATGATGGCTGAAGAGTTAAATTTAGATAAAGAAACCGTTAGACTCATTCTGAAAGAAAACTTGAACATGAGGAAGGTTTCTGCCAAGGTCATATCAGGTATTTTGAAAGATGAGCCTAAACATGGAAAACTTGATTTGCGATCACATCTGTCAAAGGACACTAGGAAAAACAGCTCATGTGTGAAGAAGAAGTTAACAAGTTCTGAAACACGGAGTCATCTGCAGGGGGAAGCTGGTGGGGAAATGCCTCTGTCTGTGTCGGGTCCCAGAATCCATTACCCTGACAACCAACTTCTGCAGCCATCATCTTCTGCCAGCTTTCCCATCAAAGTGGCCCAGGATTGTTTCACACCCTGGTGA
- the Thap12 gene encoding 52 kDa repressor of the inhibitor of the protein kinase isoform X1 has protein sequence MPNFCAAPNCTRKSTQSDLAFFRFPRDPARCQKWVENCRRADLEDKTPDQLNKHYRLCAKHFETSMICRTSPYRTVLRDNAIPTIFDLTSHLNNPHSRHRKRIKELSEDEIRTLKQKKIDETSEQEQKHKETNNSNAQNPSAEEGGDEQDEDILPLTLEEKENKEYLKSLFEILILMGKQNIPLDGHEADEIPEGLFTPDNFQALLECRINSGEEVLRKRFETTAVNTLFCSKTQQKQMLEICESCIREETLREVRDSHFFSIITDDVVDIAGEEHLPVLVRFVDESHNLREEFVGFLPYEADAEILAVKFHTTITEKWGLNMEYCRGQAYIVSSGFSSKMKVVASRLLEKYPQAIYTLCSSCALNMWLAKSVPVMGVSVALGTIEEVCSFFHRSPQLLLELDNVISVLFQNSEERGKELKEICHSQWTGRHDAFEILVDLLQALVLCLDGINSDTNIRWNNCITGRAFVLCSAVTDFDFIVTIVVLKNVLSFTRAFGKNLQGQTSDVFFAASSLTAVLHSLNEVMENIEVYHEFWFEEATNLATKLDIQMKLPGKFRRAQQGNLESQLTSESYYKETLSVPTVEHIIQELKDIFSEQHLKALKCLSLVPSVMGQLKFNTSEEHHADMYRSDLPNPDTLSAELHCWRIKWKHRGKDIELPSTIYEALHLPDIKFFPNVYALLKVLCILPVMKVENERYENGRKRLKAYLRNTLTDQRSSNLALLNINFDIKHDLDLMVDTYIKLYTTKSELPTDNSETVENT, from the exons ATGCCGAACTTCTGCGCTGCCCCCAACTGCACGCGGAAGAGCACGCAGTCCGACCTGGCCTTCTTCAGGTTCCCGCGGGATCCGGCCAG aTGCCAGAAGTGGGTGGAGAATTGTAGGAGAGCTGACTTGGAAGATAAAACACCTGATCAACTAAATAAACATTATCGATTATGTGCCAAACACTTCGAGACCTCTATGATCTGTAGAACT agtccTTATAGGACAGTACTTCGAGATAATGCAATACCAACAATATTTGATCTTACCAGTCATTTGAACAATCCACATAGTAGACACAGAAAACGAATAAAAGAATTG agTGAAGATGAAATCAGGacactgaaacagaaaaaaa TTGATGAAACTTCTGAACAGgaacaaaaacataaagaaacaaacaatagcaATGCTCAGAACCCCAGTGCAGAAGAAGGGGGTGATGAACAGGATGAAGATATTTTGCCTTTAACCcttgaagagaaggaaaacaaagagtacttaaaatctttatttgaaattttgattctTATGGGAAAACAAAATATACCTCTGGACGGGCATGAGGCTGATGAAATCCCAGAAGGTCTCTTCACTCCTGATAACTTTCAGGCCCTGTTGGAGTGCCGGATAAATTCTGGTGAAGAGGTCCTGAGAAAACGCTTTGAGACCACAGCAGTTAACACATTGTTCtgttcaaaaacacaacagaaacagatGCTGGAGATCTGTGAGAGTTGCATCCGGGAAGAAACCCTCAGGGAAGTGAGAGACTCGCACTTCTTTTCCATTATCACTGATGATGTGGTGGACATAGCAGGGGAAGAGCACCTTCCCGTGTTGGTGAGGTTTGTAGATGAGTCTCATAACTTGAGAGAGGAATTTGTGGGCTTCCTGCCTTATGAAGCTGATGCAGAAATTTTGGCTGTGAAATTTCACACTACCATAACTGAGAAGTGGGGACTAAATATGGAGTATTGTCGTGGCCAGGCTTACATTGTGTCTAGCGGATTCTCTTCCAAAATGAAAGTTGTTGCTTCTAGACTTTTAGAGAAATACCCTCAAGCTAtctacacactctgctcttccTGTGCCTTAAACATGTGGTTGGCAAAATCAGTGCCTGTGATGGGGGTGTCTGTTGCATTAGGAACAATTGAagaagtttgttcttttttccatCGATCACCACAACTGCTATTAGAACTTGACAAtgtaatttctgttctttttcagaaCAGTGAAGAAAGGGGTAAAGAACTGAAGGAAATTTGCCATTCTCAGTGGACAGGCAGGCATGATGCTTTTGAAATTTTGGTGGATCTCCTGCAAGCACTTGTTTTATGTTTAGATGGTATAAATAGTGACACAAATATTAGATGGAATAATTGTATAACTGGTCGTGCATTTGTACTCTGTAGTGCAGTAACAGATTTTGATTTCATTGTTACCATTGTTGTTCTTAAAAATGTGTTATCTTTTACAAGAGCCTTTGGGAAAAATCTCCAGGGACAAACTTCTGATGTCTTCTTTGCTGCCAGTAGCTTAACTGCAGTACTACATTCACTCAATGAAGTAATGGAAAATATTGAAGTTTATCATGAGTTTTGGTTTGAGGAAGCAACAAATTTGGCAACCAAACTTGATATTCAGATGAAACTTCCTGGGAAATTTCGTAGGGCTCAGCAGGGTAACCTGGAATCTCAGCTAACCTCTGAAAGTTACTATAAAGAAACCCTAAGTGTTCCAACAGTGGAACACATCATTCAGGAActtaaagatatattttcagaACAGCACCTCAAAGCTCTTAAATGCTTATCTCTTGTACCGTCAGTCATGGGACAGCTCAAATTTAATACATCAGAGGAGCACCATGCTGACATGTACAGAAGTGACTTGCCTAATCCCGACACGCTTTCAGCTGAGCTACACTGTTGGAGAATCAAATGGAAACATCGAGGGAAAGATATAGAGCTTCCATCCACTATTTATGAAGCCCTTCATTTGCCTGATATCAAGTTTTTTCCTAATGTATATGCTTTGCTGAAGGTCCTGTGTATTCTTCCTGTAATGAAGGTTGAGAATGAACGCTATGAAAATGGACGAAAGCGTCTTAAAGCATACTTGAGGAACACTTTGACAGACCAAAGGTCAAGTAACTTGGCTTTGCTTAAcataaattttgatataaaaCATGATCTGGATTTAATGGTAGACACATATATCAAACTATATACAACTAAGTCAGAGCTTCCTACAGATAATTCAGAAACTGTTGAAAATAcctaa
- the Thap12 gene encoding 52 kDa repressor of the inhibitor of the protein kinase isoform X2, with product MGKQNIPLDGHEADEIPEGLFTPDNFQALLECRINSGEEVLRKRFETTAVNTLFCSKTQQKQMLEICESCIREETLREVRDSHFFSIITDDVVDIAGEEHLPVLVRFVDESHNLREEFVGFLPYEADAEILAVKFHTTITEKWGLNMEYCRGQAYIVSSGFSSKMKVVASRLLEKYPQAIYTLCSSCALNMWLAKSVPVMGVSVALGTIEEVCSFFHRSPQLLLELDNVISVLFQNSEERGKELKEICHSQWTGRHDAFEILVDLLQALVLCLDGINSDTNIRWNNCITGRAFVLCSAVTDFDFIVTIVVLKNVLSFTRAFGKNLQGQTSDVFFAASSLTAVLHSLNEVMENIEVYHEFWFEEATNLATKLDIQMKLPGKFRRAQQGNLESQLTSESYYKETLSVPTVEHIIQELKDIFSEQHLKALKCLSLVPSVMGQLKFNTSEEHHADMYRSDLPNPDTLSAELHCWRIKWKHRGKDIELPSTIYEALHLPDIKFFPNVYALLKVLCILPVMKVENERYENGRKRLKAYLRNTLTDQRSSNLALLNINFDIKHDLDLMVDTYIKLYTTKSELPTDNSETVENT from the coding sequence ATGGGAAAACAAAATATACCTCTGGACGGGCATGAGGCTGATGAAATCCCAGAAGGTCTCTTCACTCCTGATAACTTTCAGGCCCTGTTGGAGTGCCGGATAAATTCTGGTGAAGAGGTCCTGAGAAAACGCTTTGAGACCACAGCAGTTAACACATTGTTCtgttcaaaaacacaacagaaacagatGCTGGAGATCTGTGAGAGTTGCATCCGGGAAGAAACCCTCAGGGAAGTGAGAGACTCGCACTTCTTTTCCATTATCACTGATGATGTGGTGGACATAGCAGGGGAAGAGCACCTTCCCGTGTTGGTGAGGTTTGTAGATGAGTCTCATAACTTGAGAGAGGAATTTGTGGGCTTCCTGCCTTATGAAGCTGATGCAGAAATTTTGGCTGTGAAATTTCACACTACCATAACTGAGAAGTGGGGACTAAATATGGAGTATTGTCGTGGCCAGGCTTACATTGTGTCTAGCGGATTCTCTTCCAAAATGAAAGTTGTTGCTTCTAGACTTTTAGAGAAATACCCTCAAGCTAtctacacactctgctcttccTGTGCCTTAAACATGTGGTTGGCAAAATCAGTGCCTGTGATGGGGGTGTCTGTTGCATTAGGAACAATTGAagaagtttgttcttttttccatCGATCACCACAACTGCTATTAGAACTTGACAAtgtaatttctgttctttttcagaaCAGTGAAGAAAGGGGTAAAGAACTGAAGGAAATTTGCCATTCTCAGTGGACAGGCAGGCATGATGCTTTTGAAATTTTGGTGGATCTCCTGCAAGCACTTGTTTTATGTTTAGATGGTATAAATAGTGACACAAATATTAGATGGAATAATTGTATAACTGGTCGTGCATTTGTACTCTGTAGTGCAGTAACAGATTTTGATTTCATTGTTACCATTGTTGTTCTTAAAAATGTGTTATCTTTTACAAGAGCCTTTGGGAAAAATCTCCAGGGACAAACTTCTGATGTCTTCTTTGCTGCCAGTAGCTTAACTGCAGTACTACATTCACTCAATGAAGTAATGGAAAATATTGAAGTTTATCATGAGTTTTGGTTTGAGGAAGCAACAAATTTGGCAACCAAACTTGATATTCAGATGAAACTTCCTGGGAAATTTCGTAGGGCTCAGCAGGGTAACCTGGAATCTCAGCTAACCTCTGAAAGTTACTATAAAGAAACCCTAAGTGTTCCAACAGTGGAACACATCATTCAGGAActtaaagatatattttcagaACAGCACCTCAAAGCTCTTAAATGCTTATCTCTTGTACCGTCAGTCATGGGACAGCTCAAATTTAATACATCAGAGGAGCACCATGCTGACATGTACAGAAGTGACTTGCCTAATCCCGACACGCTTTCAGCTGAGCTACACTGTTGGAGAATCAAATGGAAACATCGAGGGAAAGATATAGAGCTTCCATCCACTATTTATGAAGCCCTTCATTTGCCTGATATCAAGTTTTTTCCTAATGTATATGCTTTGCTGAAGGTCCTGTGTATTCTTCCTGTAATGAAGGTTGAGAATGAACGCTATGAAAATGGACGAAAGCGTCTTAAAGCATACTTGAGGAACACTTTGACAGACCAAAGGTCAAGTAACTTGGCTTTGCTTAAcataaattttgatataaaaCATGATCTGGATTTAATGGTAGACACATATATCAAACTATATACAACTAAGTCAGAGCTTCCTACAGATAATTCAGAAACTGTTGAAAATAcctaa